Proteins encoded in a region of the Vicia villosa cultivar HV-30 ecotype Madison, WI linkage group LG5, Vvil1.0, whole genome shotgun sequence genome:
- the LOC131608123 gene encoding uncharacterized protein LOC131608123: MAAHYNFLKRKATGTVDQISHDFSDFSLSSPATKIRRLDAELTPIVEEEEEENEPLTVSNDERAIVLFKPSLHSSPSFSLTLNSDLISGIKNNQVSWSKQCDDYYDNLIEQNDNKDRRLAIVPWVPQSSSGSSSHTFDDDGDDDNNENTIELMEADVMGEEKEDEEDEGAMMDVEEQQQRHNDSSCFNSSGFNYPPTMVEGFQQHCLFPQIIPQNTSTPITWTR, translated from the exons ATGGCTGCACACTACAATTTCCTCAAGAGAAAAGCCACCGGCACCGTCGATCAAATCAGCCACGATTTCTCCGATTTCTCTCTATCTTCTCCAGCTACCAAAATTCGTCGCCTC GATGCTGAATTGACTCcaattgttgaagaagaagaagaagaaaacgaaCCGTTAACTGTTTCTAACGACGAGAGAGCTATTGTACTCTTCAAACCATCTCTTCACTCTTCTCCCTCTTTCTCTCTCACTCTCAATTCCGATCTCATCTCTGGAATTAAGAATA ATCAAGTTTCATGGTCAAAAcaatgtgatgattattatgataACCTAATTGAACAAAACGACAACAAGGATCGTCGTTTAGCTATTGTGCCCTGGGTACCACAATCttcctccggttcttcttcccatacttttgatgatgatggtgatgatgataacAATGAAAATACTATAGAGTTGATGGAAGCTGATGTAatgggagaagaaaaagaagatgaagaagatgaaggagcCATGATGGATgtagaagaacaacaacaacgacacaaTGACTCTTCATGTTTTAACTCTTCAGGTTTTAACTATCCTCCAACAATGGTTGAGGGGTTTCAGCAGCACTGTTTGTTCCCTCAGATTATTCCTCAAAACACTTCAACTCCTATTACTTGGACTCGTTGA